The Saprospiraceae bacterium genome includes a window with the following:
- a CDS encoding ABC-F family ATP-binding cassette domain-containing protein, with protein MQYLLLENVSRSYGDKVLFKNVNLSVSKGDKIALIAKNGSGKTTLLKVISGEEGSDGENAKITISKEIKTAILKQDPTFDPTATVLETIFDSDNEAIIAVRDYEKALTTKDETLLQKCVTRIEDLKAWDLESRIHEILNKLKLTDLNQKTGEMSGGQKKRLALAKILIDEPDFLILDEPTNHLDIEMIEWLENFLQQPNLTLFMVTHDRYFLERICNEILELDNGQTYMYRGNYSQYLEKREARILNDAANLEKTKKLFSKELDWMRRQPQARSTKAKSRIDDFYEIKEKAQVRLNDDEMKINIAASRLGSKILEAHSIVKSFGDKKILDGFTYKFKKGERIGIVGANGTGKSTFLKVLTQQLPPDGGKIVVGDTIVFGYYTQDGLIVNEDKMVIDVIRDIAEYIPLDKGLKLSAEALLERVLFPRPQQRVLVSQLSGGEKRRLYLLTILMKNPNFLILDEPTNDLDILTLNVLEEYLLDFPGCLIIVTHDRYFMDKLVDHLFILEGNGVISDYNYTYSEYRELKKTEDREKQETKTQDTLTAPSEETSKGKASFEQRKDFARLEKEIKKLEEKKATITSTFEDASLSPEKIMELSKELDQITVQLAEKEEKWFELAEMM; from the coding sequence ATGCAATACCTTCTCCTGGAAAACGTCAGCCGCTCCTACGGAGACAAAGTCCTTTTCAAAAATGTAAATCTTTCTGTCAGCAAAGGAGACAAAATCGCTCTAATTGCTAAAAATGGTAGCGGCAAGACCACACTTCTCAAAGTGATCAGTGGCGAAGAAGGTTCTGACGGGGAAAATGCAAAAATCACCATCTCAAAGGAAATCAAGACGGCCATCCTGAAACAGGATCCTACATTTGATCCAACAGCCACCGTGCTCGAAACCATATTTGACTCCGACAATGAAGCTATCATCGCTGTCCGTGACTACGAAAAAGCACTCACCACAAAAGACGAAACGCTCCTTCAAAAATGTGTGACCCGTATCGAAGACCTGAAAGCATGGGACCTGGAGTCACGCATCCATGAAATCCTCAACAAACTCAAGCTGACTGACCTCAACCAGAAAACAGGAGAAATGTCAGGCGGACAGAAAAAAAGACTGGCACTGGCAAAGATCCTCATCGATGAACCTGATTTTCTCATCCTCGATGAGCCGACAAACCATCTGGATATCGAAATGATAGAGTGGCTCGAAAACTTCCTCCAGCAACCCAACCTGACTCTCTTTATGGTCACGCATGACCGGTATTTCCTTGAGCGCATTTGCAATGAAATCTTAGAACTTGACAATGGTCAGACCTATATGTATCGGGGCAACTACTCCCAATATCTCGAAAAAAGAGAAGCCAGAATACTCAACGATGCCGCCAATCTCGAAAAAACCAAAAAACTATTTTCAAAAGAACTGGACTGGATGCGCCGTCAACCACAAGCCCGAAGCACAAAAGCCAAATCACGTATCGATGACTTCTACGAAATAAAAGAAAAAGCTCAGGTGCGTCTCAATGATGATGAGATGAAAATCAATATTGCTGCTTCCAGATTAGGGTCAAAAATCCTGGAGGCACACTCTATTGTAAAAAGTTTCGGAGATAAAAAAATATTGGATGGATTTACCTACAAGTTTAAAAAAGGCGAACGTATCGGCATAGTCGGTGCCAATGGGACGGGCAAGTCCACATTCCTTAAGGTATTGACTCAACAATTACCACCTGATGGCGGAAAAATAGTAGTGGGTGACACTATCGTATTTGGATATTATACGCAGGATGGACTCATCGTCAATGAGGACAAAATGGTGATAGATGTGATCAGAGATATTGCAGAGTACATTCCACTTGACAAAGGACTTAAACTATCTGCTGAGGCACTTCTTGAAAGAGTTCTTTTTCCACGACCACAGCAAAGGGTGTTGGTATCACAGCTGAGTGGCGGCGAAAAGCGAAGGCTTTACCTTCTTACTATCCTGATGAAAAATCCAAATTTCCTCATACTGGATGAGCCTACCAATGACCTGGACATCCTCACGCTCAATGTTCTGGAAGAGTATTTGCTGGATTTTCCCGGATGTCTGATCATAGTCACCCATGACCGGTACTTTATGGATAAGCTGGTAGATCATCTTTTCATTTTGGAAGGCAATGGTGTGATAAGTGATTACAACTATACATATTCTGAGTATCGGGAACTCAAAAAAACAGAAGATCGGGAGAAACAAGAAACCAAAACCCAAGATACTCTGACAGCTCCATCAGAAGAAACGTCAAAAGGTAAAGCATCCTTTGAGCAAAGAAAAGATTTTGCACGATTGGAAAAAGAAATCAAAAAACTGGAAGAAAAGAAGGCCACGATTACTTCCACATTTGAAGATGCATCGCTCAGTCCTGAAAAAATCATGGAGCTATCCAAAGAGCTTGATCAAATCACTGTTCAACTAGCCGAAAAGGAAGAAAAATGGTTCGAATTGGCAGAAATGATGTGA